Within Rhododendron vialii isolate Sample 1 chromosome 12a, ASM3025357v1, the genomic segment TTGGGATAACTGTACACGAGCTTTACAAACCAATAACTAGCTATACAATTCTGCTTGCCCAGTAGCTTATTTATACATCTATACTTTGTGGCATAATGCAATTACACAAACACACATATGGATAATTACATAACAAACACACACGATAGAAGGTGGTTTGACGTTAGTAATTTTGGCGTAGCTTTAGTAAATTTTAGTGCGACAATTTGTAAATTTAGCATGACGAGATAGTAATGTATGGTGTGGTAACCATGGAGGTATAGCGGTGGCAATCAATGGACCTTTTTTTCCCTCGGCAAAAATTAgcattgttagttgtagttagagAGTGCGCGGTGTCTACTAGActtgggtaacaggtcgtgtcgggtcgtgttcgtgtcgtgtcagtcgggttcgtgtcacaaatcatccaaccctaacccaacccatttagaattcgtgtttctcgagtcgtgttattttcgtgtttcgtgtcagaaatgctcaaccctaaccagttaacttcgtgtccggttcgtgtcgtgttatcgtgtctgttgcctaactctatatagaattgcggatataccatatattatgtatatatgttcgtgaaaatgggtgacacagattcgtaaccgtgttggtcgtatcaatttcgtgtctcgcttGTTCAActcgaacccgacccatttagaattcatgttctcgagtcgtgtcattttcgtgtttcgtgtcagaaatgttcaaccctaacccgctaacttcgtgtccggttcgtgtcgtgttatcgtgtctcgtgtctgttgcccagctctagtgtctaccactccacttgcataACCTGTAGGTTTGTTTTTCCCCAAAACCTGCCCAATGGGCCGCTTGACGCTTTCAAGGGCCTGGGTTTAATGTTTAGCCCCTACGATTACTTGGGCTAAAATGTCAAAGAAGTCCAATACATTGTGAGGCCCATTGTGAAGAACCATGTTCTGAACTGGCCCATCGATCTTTTGACGATGTCGGAAGTACTATATGAATGCTAGGGTAAATTTTAGAAATGATCCCTCTAGTTTGTATGAATTCTCCTTTTTGTCTATCTAGTATAAATTGTGTTAATTCTAACTTTATAGTTTATATTCTATCTCAATTTCGTCAATCTCGTTTACGGCATCAATGAAACAAACGAAAtttaagggcaaaattgtcatttttcctCACAAAAGagctaaattgagatttcatacAAACTAGAGTTGACTATTTCTAGAATTTGACTTTTggttttgcaaataaaataaaaagataccataccaaaataataaaattagatTAAATCCCAGATTATTTTGAGTCAACACACAGATAGAAACCCAACACAAAATAATCTATCGTTAAAAACAAACGATAAACTGATGAGCTAAGCCACGCAATTGCGTCTGGTGCGTGGGTGAAAACCTAAAAAATGTCTTTTGAAATACATTCCAAACTATTAAAATGTACGAAAATGAGAATTTGAAAGCCCCGACACGATGCGAGAGTTGAAAATGAGAGCGTGACATTTTGGAAAAGTGATAGTAAGGgagtgttcggacaaataagccaaagtggcttattttttatccttatttaaatttttttcgtatcacttggcttattgtcattttttgagaattattgcatcctcacgacaagaggaatctaaaaagtaaaattttttaacCGAAATCcacttttttttgaataaagacgaaagtaaatcaataagccaattttttcgtctttattcaaaaaaaattgaatttcggtcaaaattttttgctttttagattcctcttatcgtgaggatgcaataattctccaaaaaatgacaataagctaagtgatacaaaaaaaatttgaataaaaacaaaaaataaaccactgttgcttatttgtccgaacggacCCTAAGATTATGGTTCCCCAAATATCTCTACCGACTCGAAAAGTTTTTAAACTCCGCAAAACCGAATCCCACATCATACAGGTGTTCGTTACCCAGGTGGCACTCTACTACTGgttcccccttctctctctcctccctctctctctctctctgtctctctaaaAAAATCCTTCACCGGCCGGCGATCGTAGCATTCTCgaaaattcacaaaagtttaaaaaaaaaaaaaaaaaatcccaaaacctACTCCCATCATCTTCACCATCGCCAATGCACCTTCAAATCTCTCTCCTCCCACTCTTTCTCCATCCAGATTTCCACTCCTCCCCTTCCGATCCATCTTCTCCACCGCTCACCTAGGGTTTTCACCTCATCACGTACTTGTCCCACTCCCCCACTTCCATTCGCGCCCAAGATTGTAAATTCTTCTTGCATTTCAGTACTATCTTTATTTCAGCTCAATTTGTGGAGCATTCAAgtattttctagggttttgactTCATGTACAGTACGTGAATCACTCTCCCACTTGCATTCTTGCTACTTTATTAACATCTGTGCCCAAGATTCTAGATATTTACTTGCATTTGAGTAATTGCCCTATTTTAGCTCAATTTATAGAGCATTTAAGTATCTCCTAGGGCTTTGACCTTGTTCACTCTCCCACTATGTTATTCTTGCAATGAATTCAACATTTGTGCCCTAAATTGTATGCTCCTTAGTCACGTAATCCTTCAGTCGGACCCTCTGCACTCAATACTTGGTCTGCACTTGAGAATTGCTCTTGCTCTCAGTTCTCGCTCTCCGAATTTAGTCGTTTGGTAAGTTCTCGCGCTCGTGCCCCTGCTCCGTGCCCTCATTACGTTCACTTAGTTACGTTCCGCTTGCATTTTAGTATTTAGACTTCCTAGTTGAGCTCAATTTAGAGAGAAAGCTCGAATATTTCAACTAGTAAGATGTCTGGACCTACGCGAATGCGGTCCATGAATTGCGGAGAATCAGAGCCGCGACCGGTCCTTGCGCCGGCGGGGAACAAAGCAAGGACGGTCGACACGAGCAAGCAGCTCTTGAAGTCGCTGAAAAAGATCGATAAACCGCGCGACTTAGATGATTGTAAGGCGAAGAAATATCCTCCATCGCCGGTGAAGTCGCCGGGAATGGCGGCGGCAAGGTGTTTGTCGAACGTGTCGATGAATGCTTCGTCGTGTTCGTCGGACGCGTCATCTTCCGACTCATCGTGTAGTCGGGGGAGGATGATGAGCAGGAGGAGGAGTGTCACGCCGGTTCGGAGGAAGCAGGGTGGTCCGAAGACGGGAAGAGTCGAGAAGGTGGTTGTTGTTGGTAGTGATGATGGTGATAGTGGATCATTGGATTCAGGTGATTCTTTGCCGGCCAAGAGAAGGTGTGCTTGGGTCACGCCAAACACGGGTATGCATATAGTCTTGCCTGTTTCTTTCGTTGATTAATTACTCAGTTGTTTTCCTGAAAACTACAATTGCTGCTTTTGCCTTTTTCATCCTACACGTGAATGTGTATATTTTAGGTTTTTTAGTGTGTAGTGTTCTTTGAAATAAGCTGGTctggacacttgagttatcaaaaaaaatgagtgtttTCGAAATAGAGGACGAATGTGCTAGTTGTGGTGCAATACACTTGGCAACAGTTTGGTGAAACCAATCCGTTAGGCCATGTTTGGTACGAGGATAAGTTTGGCGCCATTGGGGAGGAATTGGACTGGATGGAACTGGAATAGGATTATATGTCCATGGTTTTTGTTCATGGGCGACATCTCCCTTTAGTCCAAATGACATGTCCACCCCCCGCGGAATTGCTATACAGGGTGTTATGAAGTTGGCACGAATTGTTTCCCGACGGACGGACTATTCTGAAAACAATCCACTCCGACAGATATATCTTTTTTATGAAACGCAAGTTTACAGCTTAAAACACTAAGTTTGAagtaaaaccctaaaaaaaaaaagcaccatAGAATATGCCTGCTGCCAGTGCATTTACAAACTTTCTTGTCGTGTTGTTactgtttctgtttctgttttggTGAATTTGTTAGTTGTTGCTTTAGCTGTAGCTTGAAACTGCAAAACTTTAACCTCTATCTAACTTCTAGCTACTTGCAGTGGAGGACATGATATATGTGCTTTGAGGGTTGGTATCCTTCCCATTGGAATTACCTAGTGTGGTTGATGGAAGCAAAATGTTAACCGCTATCTAATTTCTAGTGACTAGCAATTGAGAACAAGATACTCATGCTTTATGCAAAATGTTTACCACTGTCTAATATCCTTTACATTGTAGTTATCTACTGTAGTGATGGGAGATAAGGCTCGTGCTTTAGATGATTGGGGAAATGGACGTGAAACTGTCCAAAAACATAGTGCTGAAATGTTTAGCAGTTAGGACTCAGGGTTAATGAAGCATATGACTACACAATTATCAAAAAGTTTATGATTATGCACTAGAATATGTGCCCGCTTCCAGTGCAGCGCATTAGTTACTTAAACTTATTTGTAGAATATACGCCCAATTCAACGCATTTTTAACTTTCTTGTCATGTACATCTCGATCGGTGTTAAACTTCTGTGCtgatggttttgaattttggaatCTATTCATTTCATGGACAAGCATCTGGTGTGTTTAGCACGAATTTGGCTACTGCAAATTGTGCTGACATTTGGTTATGCAATTTAGAAGAGATATGGCTTCATCCTAGAAGTCAGATGTGTTCGCCTACCTAACACTATTGAATGCTTGATTAAGGAGAGTGAGGCCTCTGGGGACGATATTCTGGTTGCGGGAGTGTAGTTGTGATACGGGCTTCAAagacgcaaaaaaaaaaactgggcaTGCATGTACATTTTTGTGTTCAGCAGATAGGCAAGAATGTATCAACCTAATTCGGAGATGGTTTCTAAGCCTATCTCCATAGATGGTTTATTCAGAGACATTTTTTCCATGGTTTTATCTTAGTTGTTACCACATTTGAGGCTTTTAACCAGAAATATATCCTCTCTCAGAAGGATTTTGGGATTGAATTGTCATCTCTTTAGTCTGGTCTAGCATCTACACCTTCTGCAGTCATATTTTTAACATCCTCCGACACTATGCCTTGATACTGGATCTGTGAGATATATTTTTCACTTATTTCCTGTACTCTcctattgcatggtaagcagtTTTTGATCGATAAGATATTCCCTGTGATTCCTACATCCCAAGACTCTCAATCCGAGGGAATATGAGGCAAATTGTCTCTCATTAAACTGCTAGAGCTGGGGAATGATTTAGTATAATCTTAGAATGCGAACAAGACACCTAAGTGTAAGAAGCTCAATAGGATAATGACTTCTACCTTTACCTTCAATCTATGATTTGAAGCATGCAGCCTTTTATAGTAGATGCCTGTTGATTGTTTGGAAATGCATACGTGCTTTGTTTCTAAATCAATAAAGGGGGAGAGGGACCTATCTTGTTTTTGTATGTCTGATCAGCAAAGAAAGTAGCATTTCATTGATAACAATAAAACATtacaagagagaggagagaaggaaaaacctAACAAGTgggcaagaaaccaacaaaactAAGAAACAAACGCACTTGCGAGTTGTAGCTCATTAATTTTACTTTTGTGGGGGCATTTGAGGTTTTTCCAAACAGAAGCAAAATGAAATGTCTCAGTAACGAAATTTCATTAGTTTAATGACTTCCTTAGGCATATAGTTTGCTCCATTCATTTTATGTGCACTTCCGAGTTCTTGCTGGTAAATTTTGTAGATTATATGAGATAATgttgttttgagtttttctaCTAATCTGTTTTCATTTGTTAAAGATCCATCTTATGCTGCTTTCCATGATGAAGAATGGGGAGTTCCTGTTCATGATGACAAGTATGTTACCGTCACCAATGCTTTTTAGTCAGATGGAATTTCCTTGTTTTTCTTTGTGAACCTAATTTCCCATGAAAAATTGTAGGAAACTCTTTGAATTGCTCATCTTGTCCACTGCTCTTGCTGAACTGTCATGGCCTGCCATTCTCAACAAAAGGAACACGTTTAGGTATGAGAATTTCTCGCTGCTTGCAGCAATATTTGGCAATTCAAAAACGAAAGCAATGTATCAATTGCTGCTCCTATGTGATGGGGTTTAACAACAATTAATCACAGTGATATTTCTGGTATCCACAGGGATGTCTTTCTGGAATTCGACCCAATTGCAGTCTCTAAATTGAATGAGAAGAAGATACTGACACCAGCAAGCAGTCTTATATCAGAGGTGAAGCAACGAGCTACCATTGAAAATGCACGTCAAACGAGCAAGGTGGGTGCTCTTTGTTGTTTGTCGTTGTTTTGTATTTTCCTATCTCCAAACCAGAGTTTTGCTTGTGAAAGATTTGTGATCCCCGTTTTGTAAGGTAATTCTAGACTAGTGTACCTTGATTACCTATAGGGTTTACATTCAGATTGCTCTAGGTTCTGATTTTTCGTATTGATGATAGACTGGTAGTCTGATCAAGAACCAACTGGATGGTTTTATGCATCTGATTGGAAGTCACCAGCTTACCAGCTGCCATGTATCCAATCTGCAAGCACTGTTGAGTCAGATGAATAGGTTCTGATTCGTGCATATGGAACTTCATGAGAGCATCTTGTACTGGAACCCTCAGGCACTGTTTTCATAGACATTAATTTCACATAAAGATATTTCACTTTGATTATTCAATGAGAATAACTCAAACTTAGGTTTGATGGTTTCCATGTGGATTTCGGCATTGAGTAGCTTTATTTTAATCGATTCGAAACGAATAGTTCATAAGAGAGGTTTGAATTCCTTTGTATTGAGCATTTTAG encodes:
- the LOC131312080 gene encoding uncharacterized protein LOC131312080; the protein is MSGPTRMRSMNCGESEPRPVLAPAGNKARTVDTSKQLLKSLKKIDKPRDLDDCKAKKYPPSPVKSPGMAAARCLSNVSMNASSCSSDASSSDSSCSRGRMMSRRRSVTPVRRKQGGPKTGRVEKVVVVGSDDGDSGSLDSGDSLPAKRRCAWVTPNTDPSYAAFHDEEWGVPVHDDKKLFELLILSTALAELSWPAILNKRNTFRDVFLEFDPIAVSKLNEKKILTPASSLISEVKQRATIENARQTSKIIDEFGSFDKYIWGFVNHNPTVNQFRYPRQVPIKTSKADAISKDLVRRGFRGVGPTVIYSFMQVVGMTNDHLVSCFRFQECIDAADASSKDGTLEGTVKEDKQPDSSIELGLDRGIDNLSLSSTE